From one Acidobacteriota bacterium genomic stretch:
- the coaBC gene encoding bifunctional phosphopantothenoylcysteine decarboxylase/phosphopantothenate--cysteine ligase CoaBC: MGESKSKIRIGLGVCGGIAAYKAVEVLRLLQKAGCEVSVAMTRHATEFVTPLTFRALTGGYVLVDDYDESNPDPIAHVNFSQNIDLLLIVPATANVLAKLANGIADDFLTSTYLASNAPVLVAPAMNVTMWEQPATRRNVAQLKKDGVRFVEPIAGELACKTVGTGKLEDVENIARQALDLLNIEPAKPDAAKSAAQNPKSKIPNSKSKDLGNEHILLTVGGTREAIDPVRFISNHSSGKMGFALAEAARDRGAWVTCVCGSVSVDPPEGVEVIRAESAEQMLNEVLKYLSGATVFVGAAAVADYRPKRVAESKIKKTDADELVLELERTPDILSTVAEIRNSRLLVVGFAAETNNVEGYARSKMERKRLDMIVANDVSDKGLGFGSEENAAILLTPSGSTTLPRQSKREMADKILDAIADLRASK, encoded by the coding sequence ATGGGCGAATCAAAGTCGAAAATCCGAATCGGGCTTGGCGTGTGCGGCGGCATTGCCGCGTATAAGGCCGTCGAGGTTCTGCGCCTGCTGCAAAAGGCGGGCTGCGAGGTGAGCGTCGCGATGACGCGCCACGCGACGGAATTCGTCACGCCGCTCACGTTCCGCGCTCTCACGGGAGGGTACGTCCTCGTTGACGACTACGACGAATCGAATCCCGACCCGATCGCGCACGTCAATTTCTCGCAGAATATCGACCTGCTGCTGATCGTTCCGGCGACCGCAAATGTGCTTGCGAAACTCGCCAACGGCATCGCCGACGATTTTTTGACTTCGACGTATCTCGCATCGAACGCGCCGGTCCTTGTCGCGCCGGCGATGAACGTCACGATGTGGGAGCAACCGGCAACACGGCGAAACGTCGCGCAACTTAAGAAGGACGGCGTCAGGTTCGTCGAGCCGATCGCAGGCGAACTCGCCTGCAAAACAGTCGGAACCGGAAAACTGGAAGATGTCGAGAACATCGCCCGCCAGGCACTCGACCTCTTGAACATCGAGCCCGCAAAACCCGATGCCGCGAAATCCGCTGCCCAAAATCCCAAATCCAAAATCCCAAATTCCAAATCGAAAGATCTTGGAAACGAACATATTCTGCTCACCGTCGGCGGCACTCGAGAGGCGATCGATCCGGTCCGGTTCATTTCAAATCATTCGTCTGGGAAAATGGGGTTCGCGCTCGCCGAGGCGGCGCGCGACCGCGGTGCCTGGGTGACGTGCGTTTGCGGCTCGGTCTCGGTCGATCCGCCTGAGGGCGTCGAGGTCATCCGGGCGGAGTCTGCCGAACAGATGCTCAATGAAGTTTTGAAATATCTGTCGGGCGCGACGGTTTTTGTCGGCGCCGCCGCGGTCGCCGATTACCGGCCGAAACGGGTCGCCGAATCAAAGATCAAAAAAACCGACGCCGATGAACTGGTGCTCGAACTGGAACGCACGCCCGACATTCTCTCGACCGTCGCCGAGATCCGGAATTCGCGGCTTCTCGTCGTCGGATTCGCCGCCGAAACGAACAATGTCGAGGGCTATGCCCGTTCGAAAATGGAGCGGAAGCGGCTCGATATGATCGTCGCCAACGACGTCAGCGACAAAGGGCTCGGATTCGGCTCGGAAGAGAACGCCGCGATACTGCTGACGCCTTCGGGCTCGACGACGCTTCCGCGGCAGTCGAAACGCGAAATGGCGGACAAGATCCTCGACGCGATCGCCGATCTGAGGGCCTCCAAATGA
- a CDS encoding polyprenyl synthetase family protein yields the protein MEKQSEKFAALGSYVERYRPAIEKSLREHLPLAPVQIETPFNEAVEYALFSGGKRLRPVLTLLGAELVGGNAESVLPAAVAGEFIHTSSLIFDDLPCMDNAPKRRGKDSLHHKFGEGLAVLVAIGFLNASYGLVFVNHANLPERAMLAHAELVECIGASGMVGGQSVDLALATGAGGETSAVSESIRNLKTSALMRLSIRVGAILAGANPLDLVKLSRFAELLGDAYQLSDDLIDLDEDEAIFSADQKTFAGTEGKAAGEMRLRKIVDDARRILIENFPSSEARSCLVQFADYLAERRA from the coding sequence ATGGAAAAACAATCTGAAAAATTTGCCGCGCTCGGGAGCTACGTTGAGCGTTATCGGCCGGCGATCGAAAAATCGCTGCGCGAACATTTGCCGCTCGCGCCGGTGCAGATCGAAACGCCTTTCAACGAGGCCGTCGAATATGCCTTGTTCTCGGGCGGGAAGCGCTTGCGGCCCGTTTTGACGCTGCTCGGCGCCGAACTCGTCGGCGGAAATGCGGAATCGGTCCTGCCGGCCGCCGTCGCCGGCGAATTCATACACACAAGTTCACTGATCTTCGACGATCTGCCGTGTATGGACAACGCGCCGAAGCGGCGCGGAAAGGATTCGCTGCATCATAAATTTGGCGAGGGGTTGGCGGTGCTCGTCGCGATCGGCTTTTTGAACGCTTCGTACGGGCTGGTTTTCGTCAATCACGCGAACTTGCCGGAACGCGCGATGCTCGCCCACGCCGAACTCGTCGAGTGCATCGGCGCGTCGGGAATGGTCGGCGGCCAATCGGTCGACCTCGCGTTGGCGACCGGCGCGGGCGGCGAGACGAGCGCCGTTTCGGAATCGATCAGGAATCTGAAAACATCGGCCTTGATGCGCCTTTCGATCCGCGTCGGCGCGATCCTTGCCGGGGCAAACCCGCTCGATCTCGTAAAATTGTCGCGGTTTGCGGAACTTCTCGGCGATGCGTATCAATTGAGCGACGACCTTATCGATCTGGATGAGGACGAAGCGATCTTCAGCGCCGATCAAAAGACCTTCGCCGGCACCGAGGGCAAAGCCGCCGGCGAGATGCGGCTGAGGAAGATAGTTGACGACGCCAGGCGGATTCTGATCGAAAACTTCCCGTCGAGCGAAGCGCGGAGTTGTCTCGTGCAGTTTGCGGATTATCTGGCGGAAAGGAGGGCTTGA
- a CDS encoding squalene/phytoene synthase family protein: MLSSSNSNVLSRAYEYCESVTKYHARSFYFAAKFLPPEKRRAVYPIYAFCRHVDDAVDEADESAERTPREVVGIWEERLRDVFRGDVKTENEPTEQDLVFIAWQDLLGKHRFAENLPLELIKGIVQDTKINRYETFDELYVYCYRVASTVGLMSSEILGYSDPRALDHAEALGIAMQLTNILRDVKEDAARNRIYLPQEDLRRFGVSEEQLFDNRVESNFVEMMKFQIARAREYYRKGDAGIRFLERDSRLTVGLASTIYSRILDEIEKQDHDVFRRRAHTSAAQKLLTIPRVWFDLRRGS, encoded by the coding sequence ATGCTTTCGTCTTCAAATTCAAACGTTCTCTCAAGGGCTTACGAATACTGCGAGAGCGTGACCAAATATCACGCCCGCAGTTTTTATTTCGCGGCCAAATTTCTGCCGCCCGAAAAGCGCCGCGCGGTCTATCCGATCTATGCCTTCTGCCGGCACGTCGACGATGCGGTCGACGAGGCGGACGAATCCGCAGAACGCACGCCGCGCGAGGTTGTCGGGATATGGGAAGAGCGTCTGCGCGACGTTTTCCGGGGCGACGTCAAAACCGAGAACGAACCGACCGAACAGGATCTGGTGTTTATCGCCTGGCAGGATTTGCTTGGAAAGCACCGGTTTGCCGAGAACCTGCCGCTCGAGCTGATAAAGGGCATTGTCCAGGACACCAAGATCAATCGCTACGAAACCTTCGATGAACTTTACGTTTATTGCTATCGCGTCGCGTCGACCGTCGGTCTGATGTCGTCCGAGATACTTGGATACAGCGATCCGAGGGCGCTCGATCACGCCGAGGCGCTCGGCATCGCGATGCAGCTGACAAACATCCTGCGCGACGTAAAAGAAGACGCCGCGCGGAACCGAATTTATCTGCCGCAAGAAGATCTGCGCCGGTTCGGAGTTTCCGAGGAACAGCTGTTCGATAACCGTGTCGAATCGAACTTCGTCGAAATGATGAAATTTCAGATCGCCCGGGCGAGAGAATACTATCGCAAAGGCGATGCGGGAATTCGGTTTCTTGAAAGAGACTCGCGTCTGACGGTCGGTCTGGCGTCGACGATCTATTCGCGCATTCTCGACGAGATCGAAAAGCAAGATCACGACGTCTTTCGGCGACGGGCGCACACGAGCGCCGCGCAGAAGCTCTTGACCATCCCGCGCGTTTGGTTCGATCTTCGCCGCGGTTCGTGA
- a CDS encoding isoaspartyl peptidase/L-asparaginase yields MKKLVSFLLMVFVYAMPIVALAQKGGYAGITQLQSPQNPRLGFIIHGGAGVIKKGTLTPDKEAEYTKKLEEAVLAGYKALQDGKSGLDAVEIAIRILEDSPLFNAGKGAVFTADGRNELDASIMDGKTLNAGAVAGLHTVKNPITLARAVMEKSEHVMMVGDGAEKFAKEKGIELVDPKYFWTQPRWDSLQRIIKEEQEKSKKETIENGKSEKVDKPSSRNSRGISKDELYASMTETQKLPENKFGTVGAVALDKDGNIAAGTSTGGMTNKKYGRVGDAPIIGAGTYANNATCGVSATGWGEYFIRVGVARDISSLMEYRALPVQQAADIVMNKVKALGGDGGVIVLDKYGNMGVSFNSEGMYRAYIGPDGKPVVKIYTD; encoded by the coding sequence ATGAAGAAATTGGTTTCGTTTTTGCTGATGGTGTTCGTTTATGCGATGCCGATCGTCGCGCTCGCGCAAAAGGGCGGATACGCCGGGATCACGCAGCTTCAGTCGCCGCAGAATCCGCGGCTCGGGTTCATTATTCACGGCGGTGCCGGCGTCATCAAGAAGGGCACTTTGACGCCCGATAAAGAAGCCGAATACACGAAGAAACTGGAAGAAGCGGTGCTCGCCGGATACAAGGCGCTGCAGGACGGCAAATCCGGGCTCGACGCGGTCGAGATCGCGATCAGGATCCTCGAAGATTCGCCGCTCTTCAACGCCGGCAAGGGCGCGGTCTTCACCGCCGACGGGCGCAACGAACTCGACGCGTCGATTATGGACGGAAAGACGCTCAACGCCGGTGCGGTTGCCGGCCTTCATACGGTCAAGAATCCGATCACGCTCGCCCGCGCCGTGATGGAAAAAAGCGAACACGTGATGATGGTCGGAGACGGCGCCGAGAAGTTTGCGAAAGAAAAGGGAATCGAGCTTGTCGATCCGAAATACTTCTGGACGCAGCCCCGTTGGGATTCGCTGCAGCGGATCATCAAGGAAGAGCAGGAAAAGTCGAAGAAGGAGACCATTGAAAATGGGAAAAGCGAAAAGGTCGATAAGCCTTCGAGCCGGAATTCGAGGGGTATTTCAAAAGACGAACTCTATGCTTCGATGACCGAAACGCAAAAACTCCCCGAGAACAAGTTTGGAACGGTCGGAGCGGTCGCGCTTGACAAGGACGGCAACATCGCCGCCGGCACATCGACGGGCGGGATGACAAACAAGAAATACGGACGTGTCGGCGACGCGCCGATCATCGGCGCGGGGACGTATGCAAACAATGCGACGTGCGGAGTATCGGCGACCGGCTGGGGCGAGTATTTCATACGCGTCGGTGTCGCGCGGGACATCTCGTCGCTGATGGAATACCGCGCTCTCCCGGTTCAGCAGGCGGCGGACATCGTGATGAACAAGGTCAAGGCGCTCGGCGGCGACGGCGGCGTGATCGTCCTCGACAAATACGGCAATATGGGAGTTTCGTTCAATTCGGAGGGAATGTACCGCGCCTATATCGGGCCGGACGGGAAACCGGTCGTCAAGATCTATACCGATTAG